In Streptomyces asoensis, a single genomic region encodes these proteins:
- a CDS encoding DUF6397 family protein — protein MSDSTVTRPHPDFRTPGRAARELELKRSEYDLAVHLGRVRTVPDEGGGGHRVARAEIERLRADPGFPETLRKRVLAVGTREGAALLGVAPTRFTRLARLGLIVPVTFYLNRYRAVVWLYLADELTQFAAERSNAFLLSGRTPEALRSRLAAGVDLRARNWRGRHLGFLCRRAEGPWQRAGALAALLDPLQVSQIVKDPYERSHLNRFRPGPPGHSTPGTPAAHLVEKIATASDPDEIAWLRADLARTLEEARAAQPAPRPAPKPVPAPPTGPPDPPGLPGRPTRGLLSRLRRRGG, from the coding sequence ATGTCAGACAGCACCGTCACGCGACCGCACCCCGACTTCCGCACGCCGGGCCGAGCGGCGCGTGAACTCGAATTGAAGCGAAGCGAGTACGACCTCGCGGTACACCTCGGACGCGTCAGGACCGTGCCCGACGAGGGCGGCGGGGGCCACAGGGTGGCCCGCGCGGAGATCGAGCGGCTCCGCGCGGACCCGGGCTTCCCCGAGACCCTGCGCAAGCGCGTGCTGGCCGTCGGCACCCGCGAGGGCGCCGCCCTGCTCGGGGTGGCCCCCACCCGGTTCACCCGCCTCGCCCGGCTGGGACTCATCGTGCCGGTCACCTTCTACCTCAACCGGTACCGGGCCGTCGTCTGGCTGTACCTCGCGGACGAACTCACGCAGTTCGCCGCCGAGCGGAGCAACGCCTTCCTGCTGTCGGGGCGCACCCCGGAGGCGCTGCGGAGCCGACTGGCCGCGGGCGTCGACCTGCGGGCCCGGAACTGGCGCGGACGTCACCTGGGCTTTCTGTGCCGTCGGGCCGAAGGCCCCTGGCAGCGCGCCGGAGCCCTGGCCGCCCTTCTCGACCCGCTCCAGGTCTCGCAGATCGTCAAGGACCCCTACGAACGCTCCCACCTGAACAGGTTCCGGCCGGGACCCCCGGGCCACAGCACGCCCGGCACGCCGGCCGCCCACCTCGTCGAGAAGATCGCCACAGCGTCCGACCCCGACGAGATCGCATGGCTCAGGGCCGACCTGGCACGCACCCTGGAAGAAGCCCGCGCCGCGCAGCCAGCGCCCCGCCCCGCACCGAAACCGGTCCCGGCTCCGCCCACCGGGCCACCGGACCCGCCCGGCCTGCCCGGTCGGCCGACACGCGGCCTGCTGAGCCGGCTGCGCCGCCGGGGCGGGTGA